GCCACGGCGTTCCTGCTCACCGAGCGGATGAGCGCCATGCTGGTCATCGCCCCGTCGATCGCGGCGGCCTGCGCGCTCGCGGGCCTGTACGCGAGCTACCACCTGGACGCCTCGAGTGGCGGCATGGTGGTCCTGGCCCAGGGGATCGTGTTCACCGGGGTGTTCCTGCTGGCCCCGCGCCGGGGCGTCCTGCGCCGGATCCGCGGGCGTGGCGGCGAGGGCGCAGGGCTCCCGGGGGCTCCGGGCGATGCGGGGGCGCCCTCTTCGGTGGGCGCCGAGGGGTCGCCTAGGGTGGGCGCGTGAGCTCCCCGGACCCCAGCGCGCTGACGGCTGTCGCCCAGGACTACCTCAAGGTCATCTGGACGGCGGGGGAGTGGTCACAGGCCCCGGTGACCACCAAGATGCTCGCCGAGCGGCTCGGCGTGGGCCCGTCGACGGTCTCGGAGACCGTGCGCAGGCTCGCCGACCAAGGGCTGGTCACTCACGCCCCCTATGCGGCCATCGAGCTGACGCCGGAGGGCGCGGCCCACGCGCTGGCGATGGTGCGGCGCCACCGTCTCATCGAGACGTTCCTGGTCAGCGTGCTCGGCTACGGCTGGGACGAGGTGCACGACGAGGCCGAGGTGCTCGAGCACGCGGTCTCCGACCTCATGGTGGACCGCATCGACGAGCGTCTGGGGTTCCCCACGAGGGACCCGCACGGCGACCCGATCCCCACCCGGGACGGGCAGGTGCCCACCCCCGCGGCCCGGGTGCTGTGGGAGCTGGCCGAGGGCGCGTGGGTTGTGGCGCGCATCGCGGACAGCGACCCCGACCTCCTCCGCTACCTGGAGTCGGTGGGCCTGGTGCTCGACGCCCGTGTGGAGGTCGCCGAGCGGCGCCACGTCGCCGGCGTGACGGCGGTGCGGGTGCGGCCGCCAGTGGGGGAGCCCGGGGAGTCGGCGGAGTCCGAGAAGCACCGCCCGGTGGAGCTGGGCGAGAAGGCGGCATCGGCGATCTGGCTGGTCCCCGCAGGCTAGGCTTCCGGCATCACCGCACGTGGTCGACGGCGATCTGCGACGCGCCGTCGAATCGATTCGAGGCCGATGGCCGCGCCCCCACGTCCGACCCGCTGGGAGGCGACACGCATGGCCAGGGCAGCCACTGAGCCGAGTCTGGGGACGGCCCCCGCGGCCGCGGGCGCGGAGCGTTCCGGAGCGCGCGCGGCGCTCCTGGCCCTCGCCCTCGGCGGGTTCTCGATCGGGACCACAGAGTTCACCACCATGGGCCTGCTGCCCGAGATCGCCGGCAGCATGGACATCTCCATCCCAGCCGCCGGGCACGTCATCACCGCGTACGCGCTGGGCGTCGTCATCGGCGCGCCGCTGCTCACCACGCTGGCCGCGCGGATGGACCGCCGCACCCTGCTGCTGTGGCTGATGGCGGCCTTCGCCGTCTCCAACACCCTGGCGGCGGTCGCGCCGAGCGCAGGGTGGCTCGTCGCGGCCCGGTTCGTCGCCGGGCTGCCGCACGGGGCGTTCTTCGGCGTCGGAGCCGTGCTCGGCGCCCACGTCGCGGGCCCCGGCCGTCGCGGCCGCGCCGTCGCGACCATGATGGCCGGGCTGACCATCGCCAACATCGTGGGGGTGCCGGCGTCGACGTGGATGGGCCAGCAGCTCGGCTGGCGCGCCGCCTTCGTCGGCGTGGGCGTGCTCGGGGTCCTCACCCTGCTGGCTCTGATCCGCTGGACGCCGGCCGTCCCCGTCGCCGCGGGGGCCACGGTGCGCGGGGAGGTCAGCGCGCTGCGCAACCCGTCCCTCTGGATCGCCGCCGGCGCCGGCGGGATCGGCTTCGGCGGCATGTTCGCCGTCTACACGTACATCTCCCCGCTGCTCACCGAGGTCACCGGCCTCGGGATCGGGACGGTGCCGCTCGTCCTCGCGCTGTTCGGCGTCGGCATGACCATCGGGACGGTGGCCGGCGGCCGGCTCGCCGACCGCTCCGTGCCCGCGGCCATGCACGTCGGGTTCGCGTCCACGATCGTCGCCCTGGTCGCGATCGGCCTCACCGGGGGAGGCCATCCGGTGGTCGCGGTCGGCGCCATCGTGGCGCTCGGCGTCACCTCGCAGGTCCTCGGGATCGGCCTGCAGTCCCGGCTGATCGACCTCTCGCCCGACGCGCCGTCGCTCGGCGCCGCGCTGTGCCACTCCGCGCTCAACGTCGGGAACGCCGCGGGCGCCTGGGCGGGCGGCCTGGTGATCGCGGCGGGCCTCGGGCACCTGGCCCCCGCATGGGTCGGCGCGGTGCTCACGGCCGCCGGCCTGCTGGTCGTCGTGACGGCGGGGCGCGGCCCGGCGCCTGCCCGGCCCTGACCAACGGGCGCCCAGACCGCGCCCGACGCTCTGGCGCGAACCGGTCGACCGCTCGCACGAGCGGTCAGGCCGCCAGGCCCGCCCCCCGCGCGCCCAGCGTCGCCACATCCGTGCCCGGCCAACCGTGCACCACGGCCGCCCACTCCCCGGGGATGGCGGACGCCCCCCACTTGGCGCCGAGCAGGGCGCCGGCGATCGCCGCGACCGTGTCGGTGTCGCGGCCGCCGCGCACCGCCGTCTCGAGCGCGGCCCGCAGGTGCGCGCTCGGCTCGGCGCTCGGCACAGGGGTCGTGGAGATCGCGCACCACGCGGACTGCAGCGCCTCGACGACCCAGCCGTTCTGCGTGAAGTCGGCGCACCGCGCGGACTCGGCGACCGCCAACCGGTCCCGCCAGAGGTCGCGGCTGCGCGGGGGGAGGTCGTCCAGGCCCACAGAGGCGTCGGCCGACCCGGTGATCACGGCGTGCGCGATCGCGGCGCACCACAGGACGCAGGCGTCCCCCGCGTCGCCGTCGGCGTGCGTGAGCTCGCTGATGGCGCGAGCCGCCTCGGCTCGCGCCGACCTGTCGTGCAGGTAGGCCAGCGCCACGGGCGCGGTGCGCATCAAGGAGCCGTTGCCGCCCGTGCGCGACGTGCGCGCGTGCAGGTCCGCGGCGCTCGCACGAGCCGACGCCGCTGTCACCGGACCCGCCGCCGCGGCGGCGGCCAGGACGGCCGCGGTCTGGGCCCCGACGTCGGCGGCGGTCGTGGACCACTCCGCCCAGCCGCGGGCGACGGCGTCCATCTCGTCGAGCAGGCGCCGTCCGCCCGCGTGGGCGCGCTCGGCCGCGTCGACCAGCACGGCGGCCATCTGCGTGTCGTCCGTCCACTCGCCCGGCGCCCAGTCGAACGGGCCACCGCCGCACATCGACAGCTCGGTCGAGCGCGGCAGCGGCGGCCCGAACTCGTGCGGCGCGCCCAGCGCGTCACCGCAGGCCATGGCCATCAAGACGCCAGCGGCACGGTCCTGCTGGACGGCGGTGAGAACGGGCATCGCGGAGGCCTCCACTGGTCGGGTGCCGGCATGCTGCCACAGGCGCGGCCCCGCCCCTCCCGGGCGTGCCGCGCCCCGGTCGGCCACACTCCACGGAACCTTCACGCCGGATCGCCCAGAGGCCGCTAGTGTGGGCGGAACCGACAGGACGGGCCGCCCTCCGCGTTCCGTCCCCGCCGACGTAGACGGGTCCCCACGTGGCAGAAACCTTGACCGATGACGGCCTTGAGAAGGCCCCCCGCCCCGACACCGCCGCCGGCTCGCCGCGCGAGCGCCAGGTCAGCGAGTTCACGGACCTGATGCGCACCGTGCAGGAGTCCGGGCTGATGCGCCGACGGTACGGCTACTACTGGACGCGTTTCGCGGTGCTCACCCTGCTGCTGGGCGGCACGGTCACGGCGTTCGTGCTCATCGGGCAGTCGTGGTGGCAGCTGGTCGTGGCCGCCGTGCTCGCCGTGCTGCTGGGGCAGGTCATGTTCCTGGGGCACGACGCCGCGCACCGCCAGATCTTCGTCTCGGGCCGGTGGAACGACTGGGCGAGCCTCGTGGTCGCCAACCTGTACGCCGGCATGTCGTACGGCTGGTGGAGCCACAAGCACAGCCGTCACCACGCGAAGCCCAACACGGTCGACGCCGACCCGGATATCGGCTCGGGCGTGCTCGTGTTCACCACCGAGGACCTGCCGAAGGCGCGCACCGGCGCCGCCGCGTGGTTCGCCAAGCGGCAGGGGTGGCTGTTCTTCCCGCTGCTGCTCCTCGAAGGCCTCAACCTGCACATCTCCGGGGTCAAGACGATCTTCGGCCGCGGCCCGGTCAAGCGCCGCCCGGTCGAGATCGCGTTCGTGACGTTCCGGCTGGTCGGCTACGTCGCCCTGGTGTTCTGGGTGCTGCCGGTCGGCATGGGCTTCGCGTTCCTGGGCGTCCAGCTCGGGCTGTTCGGGCTGTACATGGGCGCCAGCTTCGCGCCCAACCACAAGGGCATGCCGATCATCCCGGCCTCGATGAAGATCGACTTCCTGCGCCGCCAGGTGCTGCTGAGCCGCAACATCAAGGGCGGGCGCCTCACCGACCTGTTCATGGGCGGGCTCAACTACCAGATCGAGCACCACCTGTTCCCCAGCATGCCGCGGCCCTCGCTGCGCAAGGTGCAGCCGATCGTGCGCGAGTTCTGCGCGGCGCGCGACATCACCTACACCGAGACGACACTGATCAACTCGTACCGGATCGTCGTGCGGTACCTCAACGAGGTGGGCCTCGCCGCTCGCGACCCGTTCCAGTGCCCGCTCACCGCGGAGTTCCGCTCGGTCCGCTGAGCATCGCCGCTGGGAGGGCGGCCGTCGAGGCCAGCGGGGCTAAACTCGCGGGGTGACTTCGCAGGCTCCCTCCCAGCCCACCGTCGGTTCCGGCGCTGGCAACGACGTGCCCTTCCGCTACGACGCCGCGATGGCGGAGCAGATCGAGCTCCGCTGGCAGGACCGGTGGGAGGAGCGCGGCACGTTCTTCGCCGCGAACCCGTCCGGCCCGCTCACCGACGGCAAGGGCCGGCACGCCGACCCCCAGGCGCGGCCGTACTTCGTGATGGACATGTTCCCGTACCCCTCGGGCGCGGGCCTGCACGTCGGCCACCCGCTCGGGTACATCGCCACCGACGTGGTCGCGCGGTACCGCAAGATGCTCGGCGACAACGTGCTGCACGCCCTCGGCTACGACGCGTTCGGGCTGCCGGCCGAGCAGTTCGCGGTGCAGACCGGCACGCACCCGCGGATCACCACCGAGGCCAACATCGAGATCATGGCGCGCCAGCTGCGCCGCCTGGGCACGGGATACGACTCGCGGCGCACCTTCGCCACGATCGACCCGGACTACGTGCGCTGGACCCAGTGGATCTTCTTGCAGATCTTCGAGTCCTGGTACGACGCCGACGCGATCCGCCCGGACGGCGGCCGCGGGCGCGCCCGGCCCGTCAGCGAGCTGGTCGAGGAGTACGCCACGGGGGAGCGCGCGGTGCCCGAGGGCGTCGAGGGCGTGCCCGCCGGGGTGGCCTGGGCCGACCTGGACGACGTCGCCCGTCGTCGCGTGATCGACCAGCAGCGCCTGGCCTACGTCTCCGAGACGCCAGTCAACTGGTGCCCGGGCCTGGGCACCGTGCTGGCCAACGAGGAGGTCACCTCCGAGGGACGCTCCGAGCGTGGCAACTTCCCGGTGTTCAAGCGCACGCTGCGGCAGTGGAACATGCGCATCACGGCGTACGCCGACCGCCTGGCCGACGACCTGGACCTGATCGACTGGCCGCACAAGGTCACCGCGATGCAGCGGAACTGGATCGGCCGCTCCGAGGGCGCCCAGGTGCGGTTCCCGGTCGCGCGCCCGGGCAGCGACGCCTCGGTGGCCGAGATCGAGGTCTTCACCACCCGGCCCGACACCCTGTTCGGGGCCACGTTCATGGTGCTGGCCCCCGAGCACGCCCTGATCGACACCCTGGTCCCGGCGGCCTGGCCCGAGGGGACGAAGGACGCCTGGACCGGTGGGCACGCCACCCCCGCCGAGGCCGTCGAGGCGTACCGCGCCCAGGCGGCGGCGAAGACCGAGATCGAGCGGCAGAGCGAGGGCCGGGAGAAGACGGGCGTCTTCACCGGCATCCACGCCACCAACCCGGTCAACGGGGCGACCGTCCCGGTGTTCATCGCCGACTACGTCCTGGCGGGCTACGGCACCGGCGCGATCATGGCCGTCCCGGCGCAGGACGTGCGCGACTGGGAGTTCGCGACCCGGTTCGAGCTGCCGATCATCCGCACCGTGCAGCCGCCCGAGGGCTTCGAGGGCGACGCGTACGTCGGCGACGGCGTGGCGATCAACTCGGCGAACGACGAGATCAGCCTGGACGGGCTGGGCGTCGTCGACGCGAAGCGGGCCATGACCGAGTGGCTCGAGGCCAAGGGGCTCGGCACCGGCACGGTCACCTACCGGCTGCGCGACTGGCTGTTCAGCCGCCAGCGCTACTGGGGCGAGCCGTTCCCGATCGTCTACGACGAGAACGACCTGCCGATCGCGCTGCCCGACTCCGCGCTGCCGGTCGACCTGCCCGAGGTGCCCGACTACTCGCCGCGCACCTTCGCCCCTGAGGACGCCGACTCCTCGCCCGAGGCGCCGCTGGGCCGCAACGAGGACTGGGTCAACGTGACCCTGGACCTCGGCGACGGGCCCAAGACATATCGCCGCGACACCAACACCATGCCCAACTGGGCCGGGTCCTGCTGGTACTACCTGCACTACCTCGACTCCCAGAGCCGTGACCAGGTCGTCGACCCCGCGCTCGAGTCGTACTGGATGGGCCCTGGCCACAACCCCGCCGACACGCACGGGGCGGGCGGCGTCGACCTGTACGTCGGCGGCGTCGAGCACGCCGTGCTGCACCTGCTCTACGCCCGGTTCTGGCACAAGGTCCTCTACGACCTGGGCCACGTGAGCAGCGTCGAGCCGTTCCGCACGCTGTTCAACCAGGGGTACATCCAGGCTGACGCCTTCACGGACGCGCGTGAGGTCTACGTCCCGGCCGCCGAGGTCGTGGCGGACGAGTCGGTCCCGAGCGGGTACTCCTGGAACGGCGAGGAGGTCTTCCGCGAGTACGGGAAGATGGGCAAGTCGCTGAAGAACGCGGTCACGCCTGACGAGCTGTACGCGGAGTACGGCGCCGACACGCTCCGCGTCTACGAGATGTCGATGGGACCGCTCGACCTGTCCCGCCCGTGGGAGACCCGCGCGGTGGTCGGCGCCCAGCGGTTCCTGCAGCGGCTGTGGCGGAACGCGATCGACGAGTCCACGGGCGAGCTCGCGGTGACCGACGAGGCCCCCTCCGAGGAGACGCTGCGGGTGCTGCACCGCACGATCGCGGACGTCCAGGCGGACATGGAGGCCATGCGCCTCAACACCGCTATCGCGAAGCTCATCGTGCTCAACAACCACCTGACCACGCTGCCGCGCACGCCGCGCGCCGCCCTCGAGCCGTTGGTGCTGATGACGGCTCCCGTGGCGCCGCACCTGGCGGAGGAGCTGTGGTCGCGGCTGGGCCATCCCGAGTCCCTCGCCGACGAGCCGTTCCCGGTCGCCGACGAGGCGTACCTGGTCGAGGACACGGTCACGTGCGTGCTGCAGGTGCAGGGCAAGGTGCGCGGCCGCGCCGAGGTGCCGGCCGACGTCACCGAGGACGCGCTGCGGGAGATCGCCCTGGCCGATCCGGGCGTGCAGCGGGCCCTCGACGGCCGGGGCGTCCGCACGGTCATCGTGCGCGCGCCGAAGCTCGTCAACGTGGTGCCGGCCTGAGCCCGCACCGCGACGCCCGCCGCCCCGGCCGGCACGGCCGCCCGCACGTCGCGCTCGTCACCGACTCCACCGCGTCGCTGCCCCCCCGGGTCGCGGAGCAGTGGGGCGTGGTCGTGGTGCCGCTCGACGTGGTGATCGGCGGCGAGCGGCGCCGGGAAGGCGTGGACCTGGCCTCGGCCGACCTGGCCGCGGCCCTCGAGTCCGGCGCGCGGGTGACGACCTCGCAGCCCGCTCCCGCGGCGTTCGCAGACGTGTACGCGCGCCTGGCGGCGGCAGGCGCCCGCGAGATCGTCTCGATGCACCTCTCGGGCGACCTCTCCGGCACCGTGCGCTCGGCGCAAGTGGCAGCCCTGGCGGCGCCCATCCCGGTGCACGTCGTCGACTCCCGCTCGGTGGTGATGGGGCTGGGCTTCGCCGTGCTGTCCGCCGCCCAGGCCGTGCGCGGGCTGCAGCCCGGCGAGGTGGCGGCGTCCACGTCCGGCGATCCCGTCGACGGCAGCCGGGCGCGCCGGCTGCGCGAGATGGTGGGGCGCAGACAGCGGGCTGAGGCGGACGTGGACGCCGTCGAGGTGGCGCAGCGCGCCCGGCAGGTGGGCTCGCAGGCCAGTGCCTGGTTCCTGGTCGACTCGCTCGAGCACCTGCGTCGCGGCGGCCGGCTCAGCGCCACCGCGGCCGCACTGGGCACGGTGCTGGGGCTGCGACCGATCCTCACGCTCCGCGACGGGCGCATCGACGTCGCGGAGAAGGTCCGCACCCGGCGGGCGGCCCGCGACAGGCTCGAGGCGGTCGCGGTTGCCGAGGTCCGGCGCCGGGGTGGGGCGCGCGTCGCCGTCCACCACCTGGGCCAGCCCGACGTGGCGGCCGAGATGGCGCACCAGCTCGAGGCCTGGCTCGGCGACCTCGTGGGAGCCGTCGAGGTCTGCGAGGTGAGCGCCGTCATCGGAGCGCACGTCGGCCCTGGCCTGCTCGCCGTGGTCGTCGCCGACTCCTGACTCGCGCGCCACCCCCAGCCCTGGGGTTGGAGCCCTCATCGACTGCGCTGGCCAGGACCGCGCCACCACCCGGGCCGCGGCGCCTACCGTGCCGGCATGACTGCTCCTGCTGACAACGCCGCCCGTGCCCGGCTCGTCGGCATGACCGAGCCGACCGACGGCAGCCGCGAACCCGGAGCGCCGGCCTGGACGCCACGCGGCAGGCCGCTGGCCGCGGAGGCCGCCCTCGACGCGCCTGCCAGGCCTGTCCGCGCCGCTCAGGGCGAGGCGCCTGCGTGGCCGGGCGCCGAGCGCTCCGAGGACCCCGAGGACGGGTCGTGGCTCCTCGAGGATGCCTCGGACGTCGCCGCGCGGTGGCGGCAAGGCGCCCTGGCGAGGGTGGGCGAGCTGTACGCCGACGCGCACGGGACGCCCCTCGACCATGTCGCCCGCGACCGCCCGCGACGGCGGTGGGCGGTCTCGCTCCGGCTCGCCGTCACCGCCTCGGTCGCCCTCGCGCTGCTGGGAGGAGGGGTGGCGGTCCGGGCGCTGTCCGCGTCGGGAGGCGCAGAGTTCGCCGCGGAGCTGCCCGAGGCCGCGGCCCCGGGTCGGAGTGGCGCCCAGGACGCCGGCGCGGATTCCGGCGCTCGCTCCTCGACAGCCGTCGCGGGCGACGACTCGCCGTCCCCGGGCGGCGTGCCCGGCGGCGGCGCCGCAGCGAGGACCGGTGCGGCGCCTGAGGAGGGCGGCTCCTCCGTGGTGGTGCACGTGGTCGGGGAGGTGCTCGCGCCAGGGCTCGTCGAGCTGCCTGCCGGCGCGCGAGTCGCCGACGCGCTGACGGCCGCTGGCGGTGCCACGAGCGCCGCCGACCTGGCCG
The sequence above is a segment of the Cellulomonas chengniuliangii genome. Coding sequences within it:
- a CDS encoding MFS transporter; amino-acid sequence: MARAATEPSLGTAPAAAGAERSGARAALLALALGGFSIGTTEFTTMGLLPEIAGSMDISIPAAGHVITAYALGVVIGAPLLTTLAARMDRRTLLLWLMAAFAVSNTLAAVAPSAGWLVAARFVAGLPHGAFFGVGAVLGAHVAGPGRRGRAVATMMAGLTIANIVGVPASTWMGQQLGWRAAFVGVGVLGVLTLLALIRWTPAVPVAAGATVRGEVSALRNPSLWIAAGAGGIGFGGMFAVYTYISPLLTEVTGLGIGTVPLVLALFGVGMTIGTVAGGRLADRSVPAAMHVGFASTIVALVAIGLTGGGHPVVAVGAIVALGVTSQVLGIGLQSRLIDLSPDAPSLGAALCHSALNVGNAAGAWAGGLVIAAGLGHLAPAWVGAVLTAAGLLVVVTAGRGPAPARP
- a CDS encoding metal-dependent transcriptional regulator; translated protein: MSSPDPSALTAVAQDYLKVIWTAGEWSQAPVTTKMLAERLGVGPSTVSETVRRLADQGLVTHAPYAAIELTPEGAAHALAMVRRHRLIETFLVSVLGYGWDEVHDEAEVLEHAVSDLMVDRIDERLGFPTRDPHGDPIPTRDGQVPTPAARVLWELAEGAWVVARIADSDPDLLRYLESVGLVLDARVEVAERRHVAGVTAVRVRPPVGEPGESAESEKHRPVELGEKAASAIWLVPAG
- a CDS encoding ComEA family DNA-binding protein, producing the protein MTAPADNAARARLVGMTEPTDGSREPGAPAWTPRGRPLAAEAALDAPARPVRAAQGEAPAWPGAERSEDPEDGSWLLEDASDVAARWRQGALARVGELYADAHGTPLDHVARDRPRRRWAVSLRLAVTASVALALLGGGVAVRALSASGGAEFAAELPEAAAPGRSGAQDAGADSGARSSTAVAGDDSPSPGGVPGGGAAARTGAAPEEGGSSVVVHVVGEVLAPGLVELPAGARVADALTAAGGATSAADLAAVNLARHLVDGEQVLVPLPGQEVPAPLGAAQGGGGGPGPASALVDVNTADSAALDALPGIGPVLAERIVTWRQENGRFTSVDELGEVSGIGPTLLGRLRALVRV
- a CDS encoding fatty acid desaturase family protein, yielding MRTVQESGLMRRRYGYYWTRFAVLTLLLGGTVTAFVLIGQSWWQLVVAAVLAVLLGQVMFLGHDAAHRQIFVSGRWNDWASLVVANLYAGMSYGWWSHKHSRHHAKPNTVDADPDIGSGVLVFTTEDLPKARTGAAAWFAKRQGWLFFPLLLLEGLNLHISGVKTIFGRGPVKRRPVEIAFVTFRLVGYVALVFWVLPVGMGFAFLGVQLGLFGLYMGASFAPNHKGMPIIPASMKIDFLRRQVLLSRNIKGGRLTDLFMGGLNYQIEHHLFPSMPRPSLRKVQPIVREFCAARDITYTETTLINSYRIVVRYLNEVGLAARDPFQCPLTAEFRSVR
- a CDS encoding DegV family protein; translated protein: MSPHRDARRPGRHGRPHVALVTDSTASLPPRVAEQWGVVVVPLDVVIGGERRREGVDLASADLAAALESGARVTTSQPAPAAFADVYARLAAAGAREIVSMHLSGDLSGTVRSAQVAALAAPIPVHVVDSRSVVMGLGFAVLSAAQAVRGLQPGEVAASTSGDPVDGSRARRLREMVGRRQRAEADVDAVEVAQRARQVGSQASAWFLVDSLEHLRRGGRLSATAAALGTVLGLRPILTLRDGRIDVAEKVRTRRAARDRLEAVAVAEVRRRGGARVAVHHLGQPDVAAEMAHQLEAWLGDLVGAVEVCEVSAVIGAHVGPGLLAVVVADS
- the leuS gene encoding leucine--tRNA ligase produces the protein MTSQAPSQPTVGSGAGNDVPFRYDAAMAEQIELRWQDRWEERGTFFAANPSGPLTDGKGRHADPQARPYFVMDMFPYPSGAGLHVGHPLGYIATDVVARYRKMLGDNVLHALGYDAFGLPAEQFAVQTGTHPRITTEANIEIMARQLRRLGTGYDSRRTFATIDPDYVRWTQWIFLQIFESWYDADAIRPDGGRGRARPVSELVEEYATGERAVPEGVEGVPAGVAWADLDDVARRRVIDQQRLAYVSETPVNWCPGLGTVLANEEVTSEGRSERGNFPVFKRTLRQWNMRITAYADRLADDLDLIDWPHKVTAMQRNWIGRSEGAQVRFPVARPGSDASVAEIEVFTTRPDTLFGATFMVLAPEHALIDTLVPAAWPEGTKDAWTGGHATPAEAVEAYRAQAAAKTEIERQSEGREKTGVFTGIHATNPVNGATVPVFIADYVLAGYGTGAIMAVPAQDVRDWEFATRFELPIIRTVQPPEGFEGDAYVGDGVAINSANDEISLDGLGVVDAKRAMTEWLEAKGLGTGTVTYRLRDWLFSRQRYWGEPFPIVYDENDLPIALPDSALPVDLPEVPDYSPRTFAPEDADSSPEAPLGRNEDWVNVTLDLGDGPKTYRRDTNTMPNWAGSCWYYLHYLDSQSRDQVVDPALESYWMGPGHNPADTHGAGGVDLYVGGVEHAVLHLLYARFWHKVLYDLGHVSSVEPFRTLFNQGYIQADAFTDAREVYVPAAEVVADESVPSGYSWNGEEVFREYGKMGKSLKNAVTPDELYAEYGADTLRVYEMSMGPLDLSRPWETRAVVGAQRFLQRLWRNAIDESTGELAVTDEAPSEETLRVLHRTIADVQADMEAMRLNTAIAKLIVLNNHLTTLPRTPRAALEPLVLMTAPVAPHLAEELWSRLGHPESLADEPFPVADEAYLVEDTVTCVLQVQGKVRGRAEVPADVTEDALREIALADPGVQRALDGRGVRTVIVRAPKLVNVVPA
- a CDS encoding ADP-ribosylglycohydrolase family protein; the encoded protein is MPVLTAVQQDRAAGVLMAMACGDALGAPHEFGPPLPRSTELSMCGGGPFDWAPGEWTDDTQMAAVLVDAAERAHAGGRRLLDEMDAVARGWAEWSTTAADVGAQTAAVLAAAAAAGPVTAASARASAADLHARTSRTGGNGSLMRTAPVALAYLHDRSARAEAARAISELTHADGDAGDACVLWCAAIAHAVITGSADASVGLDDLPPRSRDLWRDRLAVAESARCADFTQNGWVVEALQSAWCAISTTPVPSAEPSAHLRAALETAVRGGRDTDTVAAIAGALLGAKWGASAIPGEWAAVVHGWPGTDVATLGARGAGLAA